Below is a window of Clostridia bacterium DNA.
CCGTGTCGCAGCTTGCGGACGATTATGAGATTGTACTCGTCAACGATTGTTGTCCGAAGGGCTCATGGAAAGAGGTGCAGAAAGCCTGTGCCGCCAATCCCCACGTGGTCGGGGTGGAGCTTTCGAGGAACTTCGGTCAAATCCGCGCGATAACCGCAGGGCTCGATTACTGTGACGGAGACTGGGTGGTGGTTATGGACTGCGACCTTCAAGATCGCCCTGAAGGGATCGCCGATCTTTACGCAAAGGCGGCAGAGGGTTACGATGTCGTCTTCGCTAAGCGCAAGGGACGCAAGGATAAAGGGATCGTCAAGTTTTTCTCGCAATTCTTTTATAAGGTGTATAACCGCCTTACCGATGGAAGATTCGACAGTTCTATATGCAATTTCAGCATATCCCGCCGCGAAGTTATAGATGCATACTGCGGTATGCGCGAGCAGAACAGAGCGTATACGCTCTTTATCAAGTGGCTCGGATTCAGGCAGGCCGCAATAGATATTGACGCCGACAAGCGTTACGAGGGCAAGTCTTCGTACAACTTCAAGCGTAAAATCAATATGGCGACCGAGTTCATCACGTCTCAGTCGAACAAGCCGCTGAGATTCGCCTCGAAGCTTGGCTTTTTGATTGCGTTCGTAGCGTTCGTTGTAGCAATAGTGAAGGTGATACAGTTCTTTGTGACCGGCAACGTGCCGTCGGGATGGACGAGCCTTTTCGTGTCGATATTCCTTATCGGCGGTCTGATACTGATGGCGCTTGGTATTATAGGTATCTATATAGGATATGTTTTTGACGAAGTCAAGCGGCGTCCGCTTTATGTTGTCAGAAGCGTTGTCAACGGCAAAAAAAACGCGAACGAATCAAAGGAGGAACAGGAATGATTCTCGTTATCGGAGCAACAGGATATGTCGGCAGATATTTTTGCACAGAAATGGTTTCGCGGGGCGAAGACATCCTCGCGCTCGGAAGATCCGAAAAGGTTGCACGGTTTTTTGAGGAGAACAACGTGCCGTTCCGCTATTTTGACATCGGCGACGAAGCCTCTTTTGACAGCCTTCCGACCGAGGGAGTGGATGCGGTGATTGACCTCGCCGCATGCCTCGCCGAACTTGAAACACCGGTCGAGCGCTTCTTTGAGGTTAACACGATCGGCGTCTACAGAACACTTGAATATGCAAGAAAGAACAACATAAAAAAGGTTGTTGTCACATCTTCGCATAAGGTGTATAACGACGTTGACAAGACGGTTATTTCAGAGATGGACCCAATCAGCTTCAAGGGCGACCACTCGCCTTATATCATCTCAAAGATTGCCGCGGAGAACTTTGTGGAGTACTACAACAAGGACTTCGGCCTGAACGCAGTGGCGCTCAGACTCACCGGAGTCCACGGCTATGGTGAGATACTCGGCCATCTCAACGCAGATCACACTTACAAAAAGAGCACGTTCGAGATTTTCTTCGAGAAGGCGCTGCGCGGCGACGATATAGAGGTTTGGGGAGACCAGACGATAAAGCGTGACCATATCTATATAAAGGACGTTGTTTCCGCGCTTGCCGCTGCAGCAAAGATTCCGGAAGCGAGAGGGATATACAATATTGCCGCCGGAGTCGGATACTCCCAATACGAGGAGGCGCTCGCGGTAGCGGAAATCTTCGAAACGGAGAGCGGCAAGAGCCGCGTTATCATGTGTCCGGAAAAGCCCGGACTCACACGCGGCTATATTTACGATATTTCGAAGGCGGAGAGAGAGCTCGGTTGGAAGCCCGAATACAGTGACATCTACGCTATGTACCGCGACTACAAGAAGGAGTGGGAGTCGAAGCGCTACCATAATTACCACTATATCGTTGAGGGACAGCGTCCCGCGACGCTGTGAAAAAAGCAATGGAGAACAAAACGGACAACCGCCTCTTTGTAGGTAGGGCAGCAGTCGGCATCTATCTGATTCTGAAGCATGCCGTGAAAAAAACAGGAACGGTAATCGTCCCCGCGAATATCTGCTATGCCGGAGTATACCCCGTGCTTTATGCGGGCATGCGCGTTCGCTTCTGCGATGTTGATCCCGTGAGCGGCAACGCCACTGCGGAAACGTTTTCATCTGCGGCTGGGCATGATACCGTCGCGGCAGTCGTGCCGCATATGTACGGCAACCCCGTCGGCGATCTAGCGGAAATTGCCTCGTTCTGCTCAGAGCGCGGGATTCTGCTGATAGAGGACTGCGCGTCGGCAATGGGCGCGGAGACAAATCGTTATGCGCTCGGTGAGCAGGGCGATTACGCGGTTTACAGCACCGGGTATTCCAAGACCGTGGATCTCGGCTTCGGCGGATATGTCGTCGGTAAAAACGACATCCTCGGGCTCGAAACGGCAGAAAAGCTGCTTCCGCGTAGGTCGGGAGGCAGGGAGTTGGCGCTGTTCTCGAAGCTTTACCGCGTGCTCCGCAATGAGGGGCGCGGCACGAAGCTCGAACGCGTAATATATGACGAACTTCAAAACGCCTGCAGAGACGAATTCATTTTTTCAATATCTGATACCGAGCGTGCATTCCTGCGGAAAGGCCTTGAAAATGCCGACGCTGTAATACGTTTGCGCAGAGAGGCGCTGAAATACTATGAGAAAGTTCTCGTGCAGCACAGCGCGGCGTTTTATCCTTTTTCGGAAGGCGCTGTGCCGTGGAGATTCTGTATGCTGATATCCGATTCGGAAAAGAAAAGCGCGATCATCCGCCGCTGTCTGGCTGAAGGATTGCCGGTAAGCGACTGGTATCCGAATGTTACATATCTTTTCGGCGACGAGGGCGATTATCCCGGAGCAGATCTGCACGAGACACAGATTATTAATTTCCCGCTGCTTTTAAGCGACGGCGAAAAAGACAGGATTTGCAGCGTGATAAACGAGGTGTTGAATGAAAACAATGCGTAAGCTCGCGATAATCGGCGCTTCGGAGCTTCAGGAGCCGCTGATACGGAAGGCGAAGAG
It encodes the following:
- a CDS encoding NAD(P)-dependent oxidoreductase yields the protein MILVIGATGYVGRYFCTEMVSRGEDILALGRSEKVARFFEENNVPFRYFDIGDEASFDSLPTEGVDAVIDLAACLAELETPVERFFEVNTIGVYRTLEYARKNNIKKVVVTSSHKVYNDVDKTVISEMDPISFKGDHSPYIISKIAAENFVEYYNKDFGLNAVALRLTGVHGYGEILGHLNADHTYKKSTFEIFFEKALRGDDIEVWGDQTIKRDHIYIKDVVSALAAAAKIPEARGIYNIAAGVGYSQYEEALAVAEIFETESGKSRVIMCPEKPGLTRGYIYDISKAERELGWKPEYSDIYAMYRDYKKEWESKRYHNYHYIVEGQRPATL
- a CDS encoding glycosyltransferase family 2 protein, giving the protein MKISVVVPVYGCPGAVVPLCERVAKTVSQLADDYEIVLVNDCCPKGSWKEVQKACAANPHVVGVELSRNFGQIRAITAGLDYCDGDWVVVMDCDLQDRPEGIADLYAKAAEGYDVVFAKRKGRKDKGIVKFFSQFFYKVYNRLTDGRFDSSICNFSISRREVIDAYCGMREQNRAYTLFIKWLGFRQAAIDIDADKRYEGKSSYNFKRKINMATEFITSQSNKPLRFASKLGFLIAFVAFVVAIVKVIQFFVTGNVPSGWTSLFVSIFLIGGLILMALGIIGIYIGYVFDEVKRRPLYVVRSVVNGKKNANESKEEQE
- a CDS encoding DegT/DnrJ/EryC1/StrS family aminotransferase, which encodes MENKTDNRLFVGRAAVGIYLILKHAVKKTGTVIVPANICYAGVYPVLYAGMRVRFCDVDPVSGNATAETFSSAAGHDTVAAVVPHMYGNPVGDLAEIASFCSERGILLIEDCASAMGAETNRYALGEQGDYAVYSTGYSKTVDLGFGGYVVGKNDILGLETAEKLLPRRSGGRELALFSKLYRVLRNEGRGTKLERVIYDELQNACRDEFIFSISDTERAFLRKGLENADAVIRLRREALKYYEKVLVQHSAAFYPFSEGAVPWRFCMLISDSEKKSAIIRRCLAEGLPVSDWYPNVTYLFGDEGDYPGADLHETQIINFPLLLSDGEKDRICSVINEVLNENNA